The Malaclemys terrapin pileata isolate rMalTer1 chromosome 7, rMalTer1.hap1, whole genome shotgun sequence nucleotide sequence CATCTTCGTGGGGAACACCACGCTGATAGATGAGGAGGTGTACCAGCTCTGGCTGGATGGGTACTCAggtatgggggttggggggctggatGCCAGGATTCTGCCCCGGCCTGTGGGGGGAATTAGGGTCTAAGTGGGCTAGAGCAATGGGTGACTGGAGGTCAGGACTCCAGGACtctacccccagctctgagagaaGAGTAACTCTGGGTGAGTGTTTCCCTCCCCAACAacccatctgtgcctcagtttaccctgtTGCTTTGCTAATGCAAGGAGGGAAATAGGATGGTTGTCCCATTGACCCTGTCCCCCGATAGCGGGTGGTGATAGATGAAGtcttgccctgcccccctccacgcATTGATCTGACTTCTGAGCCCCTTACCCCTCCCAGTGAGTGATGTGGTGGGGGGTTGACCCTGCTGACCTCAGCCCCTTACCCCTCCCAGTGAGTGATGCGGTGAGCCTGCGGCTGCGCAGCGGGATCCTGGAGCAGACGGGGGCCACGGTGGACGTGCTGCAGAGCGACACCATGGATCATTACCGCACCTTCCACATGCTGGAGCGCCTGCTGCACACCCCCTCCAAGCTCATCCATCAGCTACACTTTCagatccccccctcccgccaggcCATGCTCATTGAAAGGTGGGGGGtatggggctgggagaggagggggttggacccAAGGCTGGAGGGAGGCCAGACGGAGGCCAGGAGGCTGGGTGGGGAAGTGACGGGGGCAAggccaggagggaagggggaggttggggaagtttggcccaaggctggggggaaggaagggaggaggaaactgggcctgaggctggggggaaaagctgggcccaagtggggggggggcagaagcccAGCCCATggctgaatgggggaggggaagctggacCAAGTTTGGGTGGTGGGTGTGTGTCTGAGGTCCCACTGGGGGAGTCTGAGGCTCTGGGGGCACAGGGGTGTCTGAAGCACAAGtggagcagagagggggcagcTGAGGTGTGTGGGGTACGGGTGTCTGAGGTGCCCTCTGTCTCCCACTCCTGCGGCGGCAGGTACTATGCCTTCGACGAGGCCTTCGTGCGTGAGGTGCTGGGCAAGAAGCTCTCCAAGGGCACCAAGAAGGACCTAGATGACGTCAGCACCAAGACAAGCATCACCCTCAAGAGCTGCCGGCGCCAGGTATGGCTCAGCCTGGGGCTCCCATGAGCCTCTGGGGCAGCAATTACCATTAGACCCAAGCTGGCAGCTCTATGAGTCTCTCAGACAGTGGCCCCTATCAGGTCACAGGCCAGGGGTTCCCATGAGCCTGTAGGACAGCAGCTACCCTCAGGccctgagccggcagctcccatGAGCCCCTGGGGCAGCAGCCTGTCGGAACATGGGCTAGGGACTCCCATGAGTCTCTGGGGCATCAGGACACAGGCTGGGGATTCCCATGAGCCTCCTACACCATGACACCTATCTGGACCCTGGCCAGGGGGATTCCCAGGATCCTCTGGGGCGGTGTCTCCCATcaggccccagggtgggggctggctggctcagggtggggggaatgggatACGGGGCCCTTCCCCTCTAGGGCTctgactctctctccctcccccgccccactggTGTCCTCCTCAGTTTGACAACTTCAAGCGGGTGTTTAAGGTGGTGGAGGAGATGCGGGGGTCCCTGGTGGAGAACATCCAGCAGCACTTCCTGCTCTCAGACCGGCTAGCCAGGTAACAGGTCGGGGGGTACCAGTGGGGCACACCATGATGTAGCTCTGCCCCTAGAGTGTCTCTGCTGGGTTGGCTTAACCCCTCCTACActacacagagccctctgctgggCTAAGGCTCCCTGGAGCAGTGAGGCTGGAAATTAACATCTCCTTAGGATGCCGggggtcctggggcagctccctctAAGCAAtcagctcaggctctctgcatgcTCAAGCAGAAacgatcacatgactccaggatctggaATCCTGGGCTCGAGCCTGCAACCCTTGGACCGTCAGCTGGGCCTGCTCAGCACAGACCTGAGCTGCTCTAAGCCATCCTTTCAGATCTGGGTCAGTGCTTGGATGGGCGACCTCCAAGGGGAACACTAGGGGGTGCACTCgcctggcagtcagtgctggccccgaTGCCATGCTGCAGagagtggggcgggagggagggacagaggaatTTTCTGATTCAGTGTACGGCACCCTCCCCTACCTCACCCCCAGGGACTATGCTGCCATCGTCTTCTTCGCAAACAGCCGCTTCGAGACGGGCAAGAAGAAGCTACAGTTCCTGACCTTTGAGGATTTCGCTTACTGCGCAGAGCAGAtgatccagaactggacactgggAGCCGTGGGTGAGACTGGGGACCCCCGGCTTGGGAGGAGATGGGGCAAATCGTAGCCCCTAAAGAGCTGTGCCTGGACAGCTCCTGGCACAATCATTCAAAAACACCCCATGGTGCTATGGGGACCTGCAATGTCAACTTACTCTATGGGCGTGGCGGAGGGGAGGCAACATCATACGTAGCTCAGCCTGGTTCTGCGGGGTTGTGCTGTGGGGAATGCATCAGCTGGACTTCCCCTAGAACGGGGAGCTACCCCCTGTGGTCCCAGACTTATTCCCGCCTCTGTGTAACCAGCCCCCAcgccccagcccagaggtggctacaAATCAGTGCTGGGTTACGGATCCCTGTAGAaacagctcctccccaccccaaagccttcTCCCGTTGTCCACCTGTTCCCACCCAGACTCCAATGTGGACGACATGGACGTGGATCTGGATAAGGAATTCCTGCAGGAACTCAAGGAGCTCAAGGTGCTGATCGCGGATAAGGATCTGCTGGATCTGCATAAGAGGTACAGACCTGatgtgggcggggctgggagccaggactcctgggttctcttctccATGTGGTCTGTGTTGTAGTGCATGTGGTGGAGCTGGGAGAAGTAGCATTTTTGGGGGTGTCTGTTCTGTCCATATGTGATGCCGTTTCTTGGCCCCAGGCCTGGGGAGAGCTGGCAGCGGGCCCCTGACCTCTCTGTCCCCCTGCAGCCTGGTGTGCACGTCACTGCGCGGGAAGATCTCGGTGTACAACGAGATGGAGGCCAACTTCAAGGTGTGTcctggggccaggggtggagcaCAAGGAGGGAGTAATGGGAATGTGGAGGGAGGATTCCCCCTGCCTGGTTCAAGAAGCCCCCTTCAGTGGCCAGGCTTCTGAGTGGTGCCCCCCGTTGGCAACACCTATCAATGCATTTCCTCTGCGTTACCTGATCACATGGGTCCCCCGTGTGCCAGTGAAGAGCTGGAGCCCATGGCCTGGCTTGCCTGGTGCCACAGCCTCCTGCTCTGgaccccctgaaccccccacctccatctgCACCTGCCATGCCTGAGGCATCCACCAGAGGGGGATTCTGAGTCAGGCTGCCTGGCCTCACAATGCCTGGGGGCACTGGGGCCATGGACACCCTCCCCTCAGATCCATCCTCCTCTCCTTTTCGGGtgtccccagctccaccctctgcCCCTACCCCTCTCCCAGCTTGGAACTGGGaggcaggattcctgggttctctcccctgctcaGTCACCAACTCACTGAGCGACCCTGGTGAGTCCCTTCCCCTGTGTGTgaattggggggcaggggagagcggttTGTAACTGCGCAGATCTGTGAGGCGTGAGGGCCCTCGTGACTCTCTGGTGACCTGTCTGGGCCCCACAGAACCTGTCACGGGCACTGGTCAATATGGCCTCTAAGCTGATCCACACCAAGGACGTGCGTGACTTCTTCATCGACCTAGTGGAAAAGGTACCACCTCGCATGCACCCTGCACGCATTCCCCACCCatcccattccctcctcccccccgcggtCATGGCCCCCCGCACCCAGACACAGGAGGCTTCACTGACTGGTGGACATACCCCCATACACTGCCCCATATATaccaaccccttctccccccacacacacacatagacttCTCAGATTCTCCACCGCCAGGATTTAATGTCTGTGGGTGAATTGGGGGTAGCATGGCACTCCTGGGCACCCCCGAAGCCAGCCCCCAGAACAcatgctgcctttcatgcctAGGAAGAGGGAGATTTGACCTTCATGGCCTGATCACCCCCCAGCTTCCAtgctggtgggggcaggaagtTGGTTAGTGCCCAGGACGGGGAGGGGGACTATACTGGGGGCTCTGGCCCGttgggaactgggctgagacccatcAGCTCACcccacatggggaattatagacTTGGAGAGGCACCTAGAGGGGAAATGCCCCAGGTCCCAtttccccaaccccctgagccagccagtcccaattcccagcaagcagggggtgagggtgagaTTGAGGTTGTGGGGTGTTGCCCCCAGGATGCAGGCTGTCTgactccttttcccctttctccccagTTCATTGAGCCCTGCAAGTCAGATAAGTGGACCTTGAACGACGTCCGTCTCTTCCTGACGCAGTACACGACATCCGCTCACAACTTGGACGCCTTCCGGTAAGTGCCGCCCACCAGGGACGTGGGGGCCACCACCACCAAAATCACTGCACACAGACTCTTCCTGTCTTAAACTCGAGGGTAGCGTTAATGGCAGCTGTTAACCagaagccccaccccagagccagctgcatctgAGCACCAAGCGAGGGATCCCTTCATAAACAGCTTCTGCTCCCCACTCCGGAgaaggctgcatctcagcaccaggtgACAGAACCCCTTATATGTAGCCccataccccaccccagagcagctgCATCTCCACTCCAGGCGAGGGGTCCCTGCATAAACAGCCTCCATGCCCCACCTCAGAGGTGGACGCGTCTCAGTGCTATTGTCTGACATCCCAGTTCTTTACCCGCAGGCACCAGGCTCTCTGGGATCGGTACATGAGCACCATCAAATCCTGCTTGCTTAAGATGTACCACGACTGACAAGCAGGGGGAGCCTTGAATGTTTTAaatgccctgctctgccactgatcctTCTGCCAGATCCCTCTGCCCTGGTTCTGTTTACCTGGGCTGCATCTTGGGAGCCCTGATGTGAAGGCCCCTTCccctgccacttccccagggccGGGCGCTGCCTCCCCCAAGATTCCCTCTCTCCATCTTCGGAGTTTTAGCTCATTTTGGAAAATAAATGGAAGAGCCAATTGTTGGATTTGAGTTTTTGTTTGGATTTCGTTCAAAGCACAGGCCTGGCCCGGTATCCCCATTGCCACCAGCCCCCAATCGGAGCCATGGGGCCAACCCAGTATCGCTACTACCGACACTCTGTGGATCAGAACCAGGGCCCAGCCTGgcatccccaccctgcccctggatCGGAGTCATGGGCTCGGCCTGGTATCCCCAGCCCATCCCCAATCGGAGCCACGGGCCCGGTTGATATCCCCACCATCAACACCCCCTGGATTGGAGCTACAGTGCCAGCCCGGTTTTCCCTTCCCCGTGCGTGGGCGGCTGTGGCGGAGCCGTTTCCAGGAGTTGCTGCCTCCCCATGGTCACAATTCAGCTCCTTCCAGGACTCATCTTTGAGGTGACCCATGCTATGGGGAAACTGCCAGATGTGGGGGGGCTCCCTCAGATCTATGCATGGCTTTGGGAGAAACACAGACCCCGGAGCTGAACAAACCTAATGAGATTTCACCCCACACACTGCTACATCCCTGCATACAGCTCGTGGGGATCCCAGgagtgggctagcagggggctgtgagccaggattGAGGAGTGCTGGCAGAACtgggagggtgaggggtggggctagggctgggctagcagggggctatGGGCCAGGATTGAGGGCCACAGCTGTGTCATTGATTCTATTTACCATAATTTACTCTAAAATGTAAATAGGAAATGAAGGGCCAAAGTCTTGAGTGAGCACTCTGGGGGCAAGGGATACATGTTGGTGGAAGTTTGtttgggatagaacccaggagtcctgattcccattccccctccccacgtCACATGTCTCTGTTCTCCAGACGACCCTGCACAGGGGCCCAGTGCCAGCTCAGACAGAAAACCGGAGCGTCCGTGCAGCTAATCCCTTCCCCAGGGGGCTGCTCTGTCTGTGCCTCCCCATTCCTGAGTGAGGCCCTGGGGGAATCATACCATActgctgccccgccccagctcccagagctcCGCGTAGAACTCCGGGGTTCTAGCCCAACTCGGggagggggtctagtggttagagcagggggggctgggagccaggactctaggttctgttcccagctctgggaggggaggggagtctgaggggttagggcagggggagggctgTGAGCCAAGACCCTCCAGAACAGGTTTGAAGTTCCAGCGGGGGGAAGTCACAGTCTCATGCCTGGGATCCACCCTGGTGTGCGTGTATCCAACACGGATCCATAGAtcttcaggccagaagggaccatgagacCAGCTAGTCTGGGGGCCCAGGCCGGAGAATGTCATCCCCTCACCCCCGGTGCTGAGCCTAGGCACGGGTGCTGGACTGAAGCATCTTCCCGAAGGTAGCCAGGCTGGAGCTGGAGACCCTGGGCTGTTTGGTCCCAGGGTTAATTAACCTCAGGGTTAAAAACAATGCTGCATTTCTCCTTGGACCATGTCCAGCTTTAACACTGGGGAAGGCTATCAGGGTGTCCACACCTttgtggggggctctgggctcttttctcccccccccccccaggaactcACTAGCCACTTGTGTAAGTCAGCAAAGGTCACCGGCTGGGGAGCAGGATGGCACACAGGGCCTTACCCCTCTCGGGGGTGCCGCTGAGTGGCCAGGGGATaaatgcacagacacagaacccccatcccctgctgagATGGGGCATGTGCGGGGAGGGTGTGTTTTGAGAGGGGCAAATGTGCCTTGGGATTAACAGTCCCCACTCcctgggatggggtggagatggatgggaaGGGAGGACAGAGGTGGAGATGAGTGGTGGGGGTTCcatgggggtgggcaggaggtggcAGAGAGGGTGTGGAGGCAGGGGTTTCCAGGgagaggcaggggtgtgtggaggggggagtggagggagacTGGGGGCCAGGGTGTTGATGGGTGGGTGAGTGTCTGGGGCCAGCAAAAGAGAACAGTACTGGGGCAGAGGAGTCTAGGGTtgatgggggtgagggtggaatgGTTGGGGGCTGAGCgtcttgggggcaggagggtggagcggggctgtggggaggacaGGGGTGATGGGGCTGGAGCGGATGGGGCAGGAGGTGATgaggtggagtggcagggggtgacggggctggggcaggaggtggagcagtggggggctggggcaggagggggtggggtggggggctggagcggccggggcgggggctgcagggggcaggggtggagtgatgggggactgaggcaggagatgatggggtggggctggagcggCTGGAGCAGGAGGTGATGGGGCAAagcggtggggggctggggcaggggctgtataGGGGTGGAGGTGATGGGCTGGagcggtggggggctggggcagaggctgcataagggcgggggtggaggtgatgggggggcgcaggggctgcagggggcgcGGTCTCGCAGCTGGCCGGCCCGGGGCGCGCGGCGCCGGCTGTAAGTGGATCCAGGTGCGGGGCGGGTCCCGCTGGCTCGGGGCCAGGAATTCggggcaggggggccggggggagccAGCGCGTCTCTCCCAGAGAGCCTCGGCCGCCAGCGCCCGCTCCGTGTGCGCCCGCCCGGCCGTGGGGGATCGGGCCAGACCGTCCTGCCCGGGGGGCGCAGACCGGACCCCCCCGGCCTGAGCACGGGGGCGGGGGGCCGATCCCGGACGGTAAGTAGGGCCGGAGCCGTGCAGGGGTCAGTGCGGGGATCCCCCCGGAGCGGACCGGGCCGTGTATGGGTCGAGCCCTGCGGGGGTGGGGATCCCGGGTGGCGTTATCTTTAAAAGCAGGAAAACACCCAGGGCCGCCCTGCGCCCCAAACTCCTGGAATCCCTCTTTGTATCCGTGGCACCAGCACCGCGATTGGGGGGATCCTAACCGGACGTGCTGGGATCGGTGCAGGGTCAGAGGGACCCCGCCAGGTCAGACCCCTCCCTAAGGCCCAGATAAGCCATTTGTGACCCACTGaccccaaagggggggggggagagtagccCTAACGGAGCCAGCtcagagattgggggggggaatTAAGATTTTTGGCTGGACCAAAGTTTAGACTGCCCCCGTTCCTCCGCCTCACCCCCTAACTGCCTGTCCCCCACCTGGCCGAACCCTATGCTGCCTGAttctcccccccctctccttccctgatCCCTTCCCCCCCTTATGCTCCCCACACCATTTGCCCTTCCACTGTTAGGATCCTTccccaattcccctcccccagcccctgctccccacaccacCTGTCTCCCCACTGATGAGATTTTCCCCcaattctccctccacccccagccagcaCTCCCCACGACTCCTGTTTCCCTTGCTTGTCTGATCCCTGCCTCAGCCTAAATTTCCCCATGGCCCTCACCTCCTTTGCTGCCATGATCCCTTCCCTGCCCTGTGATCCCCATACTGCCTGCCTCCCCCATGGCTGGGATCCCTCTCTGATCTGTGCCCTGGCCTACATTCCCCATGGTGCCCACCTCGCTTCCTGCCAGGGATCCTGctgtcaggatccctcccccaccctgcactccccacaccatCTGCCTCCCACAGCTGGGATCCTTccccaattcccctccccccataccatgttctccacacaccccacctcccccactgctgggaTCCCTCCCAGTGCATCTCCTCTACTGCTGGGATCCCAGCCTGCGCTCCCTACACTGctcacctcctgcccccccccccatggctgggatctcccccccccagcctgcactcCCTACACTGCCTGCCTCCTGCACTGCTGGGATCCCTCCCAGGccatcctccccagcctgccTTCCTTGCTGTCAGGGTCTCTCTCTGATCCCCAGCCCACCACCTTTTCTCTCAGAAAAGCCCCTCTGGAGAGAAGTCTCAGGAGATCCTGCCCTTTGGGGatccccctctgattggctgtccTCCCCAATGCTCCGtctcctggggaagagcagccaatcagagcttgTGCAGGAGACAGGCAGGGCTCTTCTCTCACCCACCTTCTTCCAGTAGCAGGACAGAGTTTTGGGGTAAGGGAGAGGAGAGTAGGAAGAGCCCAGCAGGGCACctccattctgccccctcccttccctgcaatACCAGGCCTTGGGGCAACAGCCGGAGAGCAGAGTCTAGAGcggctgtgggtgggggaggtgtcaTTTTGTACACTCCTCTAGGGCACACCCATGTTCCCTTACATGtgctctggctggctgggagaggccacAGGGCTCCAGGCCCCGGAGGCTAATTATAGACCTGGCCAGACATAAATATTAACACTGCTGGGT carries:
- the FIBP gene encoding acidic fibroblast growth factor intracellular-binding protein; the protein is MTNDLDIFVGNTTLIDEEVYQLWLDGYSVSDAVSLRLRSGILEQTGATVDVLQSDTMDHYRTFHMLERLLHTPSKLIHQLHFQIPPSRQAMLIERYYAFDEAFVREVLGKKLSKGTKKDLDDVSTKTSITLKSCRRQFDNFKRVFKVVEEMRGSLVENIQQHFLLSDRLARDYAAIVFFANSRFETGKKKLQFLTFEDFAYCAEQMIQNWTLGAVDSNVDDMDVDLDKEFLQELKELKVLIADKDLLDLHKSLVCTSLRGKISVYNEMEANFKNLSRALVNMASKLIHTKDVRDFFIDLVEKFIEPCKSDKWTLNDVRLFLTQYTTSAHNLDAFRHQALWDRYMSTIKSCLLKMYHD